The Trichocoleus sp. FACHB-46 genome segment TTGAGTAAGCTCTGAACTAAATCAGATTCCTCTTTGGGAAGCACTCTTTGAAAGTTAGTAATTGCGCTACCGATTCTTGCTTTCAACCCTGTTTCGATTTGCAGGACTAAAACATCCCGGCTCCAACCATTTTCGATCGCTTGTTGGGCATACCAGAGCCTTTCGTCAGCGTCTTTGAGTTTTTCGAGTAAGGCAATGTTGTGACGCCAAGGCAATTGTGCAACGCAGCGTTGCACAACTTCTTCATCTGGATAGGCTTTCGCAAAGGTTCGCATGTATTTGAGATTACGAGAGGAAAAGCCTTTCATCTCTGGGAATGCCTTGGCCAAATCTCTACTCAGTTGGTCAATGACTTTAGTGCCCCAGCCTTCTTCACGTTGTCGTGCCAGGATAGACTGACCGATTTGCCAGTAGAGCAGAATCAGCTCACGGTTGATAGCGATTGAGGCTCGAAGTTGAGCCGATCGAATCTGATGTTTGAGGTCAGTGAGAAATCGATCGTAATTGAAGGGTACAGGGGAGGACAGGGAGTCAGTCACGATCAAGCTTCACAGATTAGTTTTACAGGGCTTTGTGAAAGAAGTAGGCAGTTCAGTTCCGATTGGCTTGCCTAGTTTGTAGTGTGTCTAAAGTCTCTTTTGGAGCCTGTTGGTATTGTTCCAATAACTGAGCGATCGCCGCTTCTACTAACACTTCCTTATAAGGCGCATTCTCTTTGCCTAACTCCAGTTGCAACTTGAGGTGAAAGGTGTCTAGTTCCTTGAGTAATGTCTCATCAAGTTGAAAAGTCGCTTTTTTCAACTTCTTAGGTTGTTGACTTTTTGACTTGTTAACTTGTTGGCTTCCTGACTTGTTTTTTGGTAGAAATATTGGCTGAGTATTGGAGCGCTTTGTCCGGTCGTCAGCAGCTGGGTTGACTGAGCTCGTTGGCTCTGTCAGGTGGCTATCGTCTGCAGCTTGCTGACTTTCTTGCTGGTTGACTTGTTGACTTGTTGACTGGTCATCTGGTTTGACTT includes the following:
- a CDS encoding PDDEXK nuclease domain-containing protein, whose amino-acid sequence is MTDSLSSPVPFNYDRFLTDLKHQIRSAQLRASIAINRELILLYWQIGQSILARQREEGWGTKVIDQLSRDLAKAFPEMKGFSSRNLKYMRTFAKAYPDEEVVQRCVAQLPWRHNIALLEKLKDADERLWYAQQAIENGWSRDVLVLQIETGLKARIGSAITNFQRVLPKEESDLVQSLLKDPYHLDFLTLGKDAQERELENALVLHIRDFLLELGLGFAFLGNQYPIEVDDKEYKLDLLFYHVKLHCYVVIDLKMGEFQPEFSGKMNFYVAAVDNLLRAPNDNRTIGIILCRSKSKTTVEYALQEMGKPIGVSTFQLSETLPEPLRNNLPSPEQLEMEIEAIATDLEEKGVN